Below is a window of Tolypothrix bouteillei VB521301 DNA.
TTGCCTGAAACGGATTTGGAAGAAATTTTGAAGGAAATGGATTCCCTCAGACCCAATGTGGCAATTATTGATAGTATTCAAACAGTATTCTTTCCCGCATTGACTTCTGCACCCGGTTCTGTGGCTCAGGTAAGAGAGTGTACTGCTGCTTTGATGAAAGTAGCAAAGCACGAAGATATTACAATGTTAATTGTGGGACACGTCACTAAAGAAGGTGCGATCGCAGGACCAAAAGTATTGGAACACTTAGTCGATACAGTTTTGTATTTTGAAGGCGATCGATTTGCATCCCATCGATTATTAAGAACAGTAAAAAATCGCTTTGGGGCAACCCATGAAATCGGTATCTTTGAAATGATAGATACAGGTTTGCGAGAAGTCCCCAATCCTTCAGAGTTATTTTTAGGAAATCGTGACGACCCCGCCCCCGGTACTGCTTTGGTTGTGGCTTGCGAAGGAACGCGTCCAATTGTCGTTGAATTGCAGGCTTTAGTCAGCCCTACGAGTTACCCGTCCCCCCGTCGTGCAGGGACAGGTATAGATTACAACCGCTTGGTACAAATCTTAGCAGTGTTAGAAAAGCGGGTAGGGATTCCCATGTCGAAACTAGATTCTTACGTTGCTTCCGCAGGGGGGTTGAATGTAGAAGAACCAGCAGTTGATTTGGGAATAGCCATAGCAATCGTTGCTAGTTTCCGAGATCGGATTGTAGACCCCCGTACCGTACTGATTGGAGAAGTTGGCTTGGGGGGACAAGTCAGATCTGTATCGCAGATGGAACTGCGGTTAAAAGAAGCAGCAAAACTGGGATTTAAACGGGCGATCGTACCCAAAGGGCAAAAATATCCCAACTATGACATTGAAATTGTCCCGGTTTCCAAAGTCATAGATGCCATTATTGCAGCAATCCCGCAGCAGGGGCTAACAGAAGCCGACCTAGCACCAGACGATGATGACGATGATGATGACTCCAGTTTGTAAGGGTTTAGCTCAATAAGAATGTAAGGTGGGTATCGCCCACCATTTCAACATCATACAAGAAGCACTTAACGATCGTCAGCAACTCTCAAAATAGAGAAAATAACTTGCCACGATCGCTATAGCTAATCAAGACTGCAAAATGACTTGGGAAAAATTACCAGATGACTTTGTAGATAATATTAACCAATCGCTTCGCTGCGATCGCTTTTCTTAAAAAATTTTAGATGAATATAACTTACGATCCTAGATACAAAGTCAAATTATATTTACTTTCAAGAAAAAACTATGCAGGTGAACACAATCCAAGTCACCCAGGAGATGAGTGTAGGTGTCGGGCTCGATGGAAAAATGTATGGTGGTAAGCTTTTAAACGTCAACCAACAACTCGATTCTCTTGAACGGGAATGGCTGGTTGTTGTTCCTGAAGCTTTGGGTGAATCTGCTGAAATCAGGTGATTTATATGAAAACTACTATCTGGCGGCGCTTTCTACTAATCTCGTTAACCGTGCTTGTAGGTCTAGTTGAAGTGGGATGCAGTCCAAAGAAGGAACCCATAAGTTCGGAAAGGCTGACTGTCGGAGTAGTCAGTTATGGTGAACAAACAGTTTCATTAGAAAAGTACGAGCAATTCAAAAACTATCTCGCCGCACAAACTCAGTCAATTGTAGAACTTGAACCAGCTTATAACGAATTGCAAGCTCTCGAGCAAATTCAACGGCAAAGATGGGAAATTGTATTTGCTCCTCCTGGTTTAGCAGCAATTGCTATGGGCAAAGATCTTTACATTCCTTTATTTTCCATGGAGGGAATTAGCAGCAGACAGCGTTCTTTATTGGTAGTGCGCGATGATAAACCGATTAACACAATAGCAGATTTAGCAAATAAAACTGTTGCCTTAGAATCGGTAGGTTCGGCTGCAGGATATTATGTTCCTCTCTACGATCTGTATGGATTAACTTTGGCTCAAATCCGTTTTGCACCCACTCCTAAAACAGTACTGGAATGGCTTAATGAAGGGAGTGTAGATGCTGGTGCGATCGCTGAGAGAGATTTTGAGCTTTACAAGCAGCAATTTAGTGGAACTAAGTTTAGAATTCTACATACGAGTCGATGGATTCCTCCTGCAGTTGTACTCCTAGCACCTACAGTAGAGCGCAATCGACAGCAACAGATCCAAAAAGCTATGGAGCAAGCACCAGGCTATATCATATCAGACGCCGGTTATGTTCCTGCTGCTAAAGTACCCAGCTACGATCAGTTTATTAAACTGGTGGAAAAAGTCAGACCTCTAGAAGCGCATGTCAAACAAACACCCAGTGTTTTAGTCAATCCCGAAGCAACAAAATAAGAGATATTGCGATCGCTACTGACAATCCTTGTATCTTGATAAAATTCGATCGTGAATTTGCGTATTATCTCAAAATTCTACTGATTAATTAATTAGGTTCTTTATGAGGTTCCCAAGCGCAATGAGTCTGTTTCATTAAAAATAGTAGTATATTATACCCGTAACTGGAGTGAATAAAGCTATTTTTATGTAAATGTCTCGTCAAATTACGGTTTTGTAGTAAAACTTGTTTTTACATGTGAATCTTAATTATGTAAAAAATAAAACTAATTGTATTAAAAATTCTTAAGCTAGGTAGGAGTGCGTGGATCATGTCTCAAGCCCCCGTCATTAAACCAGAAATACCTTCAGGAACATTTATAGATAATCGCTACATCATCCAAAAACTTTTGGGACAGGGTGGATTGGGAAGAACTTATTTGGCATTTGATACGCGTCGTTTCAATGAACCATGCGTATTAAAAGAATTTGCTCCCACCGGTTCGGGAGAAAGTGCGCTAGAAAAATGCCGCAATTTATTTAAAAGAGAAGCTAAAATTCTTCATCAATTGGAACATCCCCAAATCCCTCGATTCTTAGCTTGTTTTGAAGGTGATGGTCGGCTGTTCTTGGTACAAGAGTTTGTTGATGGTAAAACCTATTCAGCACTGTTACGAGAACGCCAACAACTAGGACAAGTTTTTTCGGAAAGTGAAGTCCTACTGTGGCTCAGGAACTTATTGCCCATTCTTGAATATATTCATACGCATAACATTATTCATAGAGATATTTCCCCCGACAACATTATGTTGCCTCAAGGAAAAGAATTACCAGTGCTGATAGATTTTGGTGTAGGAAAGCAGATAGCCGATTTAAATGAAGCGACTAGAACAAGCCAGAACACTTTCGTTGGCAAAATGTCACTGGTGGGTAAAGTCGGATATGCTCCTCGCGAACAAATTAGCTTGGGATTGTGTTCTCCTAGCAGCGATCTTTATGCTTTAGGTGTCACCGCAGTCGTTCTGCTAACAGGAAAAGATCCTTCTTTTTTAATGGATCAGTACTCTTTGGAGTGGAGATGGGATCAATTTGTCCGTGTAAGCAATTCCTTTGCTCAAATTCTTAATAAACTAGTAGCGGATACCCCAAGATACCGCTATCAAAACTCAAGAGAAGTTCTTACAGACTTATTACATCTTGGAATAGCCCAAGTATCACCGCAAATACCACCACAACAGCAAGTACAACATGGAAATTTGCCTCCTACTTTGGTAAATCATGAATTTTTGCCCGGTGCAACCAATCGGCCGTTTCCAAACCAACATCCGGAAGCCAATTTCAGTTCACCTCCGAGTCAACAACCATTGGAAAATTCACGGCAATTTCCACAGGTTCAACCGCAATCCAACTCCTATCCATCACAGTACCCAACACCTCAATCCCAAGCCCGTGCATATCAACCACAATCTTCTCTCAATCCAGCGTTTTTAGAACGCTGTCAGCAAGAACTTGCTTATCGTATTGGACCCATGGCAAGTCTTATAGTGGAAGAGACACTATCCGAATATCCAAACACCTCGCCATATCAATTTGTTGAACTTTTAGCAAAAGAAATTCCCGACACACAAGAAGCTTTTGCTTTTAGACAGCGTTTGTTGTCTTAAGTCATTCATCCCACGCTGCACTTCGTGTCAGACGTGGGGCTTCTGCCTGATTTAGCTAAGGAACGTGGTTAGTGGTTCAACTAACCACCAACCAAATTACGTACTCCCCGTATTGCCATAGGTACGTTTGATTCTTTTCATTGCCATATCTAAACTGAGTTTCATTCGTTTGAAAGCTTTAGCAAGATTGCCAATTTCATCATTTGTCAGCTGTTCAAACTCAACATCCATATGCCCGGTACTTACTTCTTCAGCTACACGAGTTATACGCTTGAGAGGTACAACAACTTCTCGATTTAAAAAGAAATTGACTAGAAAGATAACAGCTACAAACAAAGTAGAGACAAGCATTATCATAATGAAAAGAGATTGGTTGGCTTTATCAATGACTCTACTTGCAGGCAATGAAATTATTTGAGCAGCTACGATTTCGTTTAAATGCCAATTGAATCCACCTGCAGTACCATAGCGTTCAATCATGGTTTTGGGTGCAGCCTCAGGGGCGCTATGACAGACGAGACAGCTTTCTTTTGTAATGGCTAACGGACGAGCAATGTAAAAAATATCACCACCTGGTAGCTGTCTGTATCCGCTTACCTCTTTTAAACCTTTATTTTTTCTAAAACGCTCTACAAGTTGAGTTTCAAAACTATCTGCTTTATCTCGGAGATTTGTTGGGTTAAGTGTTGCTTCTTTGTAAAAGAAGTCACGGTACTCCGGTCTTTTTCGCAAAATTTCAAAAACTTCTCTTGCTGAATAGGCGGCTACAGTTTGTGGCAAAAACTTAGTTGTTAAGTCATCAGTAAGTTCTGGAGTAATTTGAGTAATTGTATACTCGCGCACTGAAGACATTGTATCAATGAGAGATAAAGCTTTTGCAGTAATCTCTTCCTTCGCATTTTGTTGTAATACCGTAGAAAGTGCAATTCCACTGAAGCTTACACCCACTACAAGAATCACAAGTAACAAAATTGTAAATTTTTGTTTTAATTTTAAATTTTTTAGCATAGCGATCGCTCAAGTTTAGTCATTTCTGTGAAATATGTTACCTTAGGGTGAAAAAACTAGGAATCTCTCATTAATTTCCCAATCCCCATTGTCTATTATCTCCAGTCCCTATTTTTGAATTAGTTTTCTGGAGAACTGTAAAACTGTTTTAGCTTTCTCATTGCCATTTCTAAACTAAGTTTCATTCTATGAAAAGCTTTAGCTAACTTACCAATTTCATCATTAGATACCTCCTTAAAATCAACATCCATATGTCCTGTACTCACTTCCTCGGCTATGCGAGTTATATGTTTGAGAGGACGCAGAATTTGATGATTTAAGAAAATATTCACCAAGATAATAACAGCAATAAACATCGTAGAAACAATTCCGAGAATCCAGACAGAGGATTGCTGTGTCTTTTGGATTACTTTCGTTGACGGTACTGATATCATCTGAGCACCGACGATTTCGTGCAACTTCCACCCAAATCCGTTAGCTGTACCATATCGGTCAAGCATAGTTTTGGGTGCAACATTAGAAGTGCTGTGACACTCCAAACATTTTGATTCAGTAACTGCTAGCGGGCGAGCAATATAAAAAATCTCTCCTCCTGGTATTTCACGGAATCCATTCAATTCTTTTAACTTTGTGTTTTTTCGGAATTGCTCAACCACTTTGGTTTCAAAACTATCCGCCTTATCCCGCAAATTTGTTGGATTCAGCGTTGCTTCCTTGTAATAAAAATCTTTATATTCTGCTTTTGTTCGCAAAACTTCAAAAACTTCTCTTGCTGAGTAAGCGGGTACACTTTGGGGTACAAAATCAACTTCTAATTTATCAGCTAACTTTAAATTGACCTGTTGATTTGTATAATCACGGACAGAACTCATGGTTTCCATAATCAACAAGGCTGTCGCTGTTATTTCTTGTCTTGCATTGTGCTTGAGAACGGCAGACAAACCCAAACCACCCAAGCTTAAACCTACTACAACTACAATCAGCAGCAAAATTGTTAATTTTTGTCTCAAATTTAGATGTTCAAGCATAAGTACAGACATGTGAAATAAAAAGTATATATCTTTCTCCGTCTACTTTCAGCCTGCTGCGTTCTGTCTTTCTTTATGTAGAACAGATGTTATTTTTGTACAAACAGAATTAAAGAAAAAACATATCCAGCGCTTTGCATCTAAATAAGGTACACCCCTTTCCAACCCTCCTTCCCCGATGCTTGGATGTGCCATAGCAGGGGTGGGGTATTTCTGTACTTCACCAAGTTGAAATCTGCTGTATAACTACAAAAAAATGTTCCAATATTCCGGATTATAGTTAGTTTTTTCTTAAATGAAAGAACAGGCAATATTCCTTAATTTTTTAAACTCACGATATTGTATAATAAGATACTGTCATTGTAAAGCTATCTTAAATCATTTTAAAAAAGTTCTCTTTTTTAGATTCCCCTAGAATCCGAGCAGCTAATAATTTTGCTCCAACAAATAGGAGCCCTACAGCCCCAAAAGTTATCATTAATCAAATCTTAAAATTTTCTTAGTTTTCAATTGATTGATATTTTAAAGATAATGTAAAAAAAGTTTGCCACAATATGACCTTTAAATCCTCACTGTATATTAGTTTTGGCTCAAAAAGAACGGGGTTCCCCAGTCAATCTCAATCTTATAACTGTGCCACAATAAATACAGAATTTGGCGATTACTACGAATGGTCTGGAATCCAGGAAAACAGTTGTTTGGGGGACGGTATATTATTGTAGGGAAACTAGGCGAAGGAGGAATTGGTATAACCTACCTCGTCAGAAATGAACAGAAAGAACTGCGGGTTATTAAAACACTTAGAGAAGAACTCTTGAATAAGGCTGCCTGGAAGCCACACCAAGTGAAATTGAAGCAAGATTTTCGTGATGAAGCCGTTCGGCTTGCTGTTTGTCGCCATCCTCATATCGTGCAGATAGAAAATATTTTTGATGAAGATAATCTTCCTTGCATAGTTATGGAGTATATTGAGGGCGAAGACTTGAGCAACCGAGTCCGTCGTTTGGGAGTTTTATCAGAAACAGAGGCATTGTTATATATCCAACAAGTTGGTAATGCATTAAAAGTTATTCATAGTAAAGGTTTGCTACATAGAGATATCAAACCACGCAATATTATGATTCGTGCTGACAAAAATGAAGCCGTACTGATTGACTTTGGCATTGCCAGAGAATTTATTCCCAATGCAGTCCAAAGGCATACAGTCTACCGTACTCCTGGTTTTGCTCCTCCGGAACAATATGAATTGGAAGCACCAAGAGGAGAATATATTGACGTATATGCTCTGGCTGCCACATTGTATAACACATTAACAGGCGTTTTACCGAGGAATTCGGTTGATATCAGCAATGAAACTCCTCTAGAATCACCACGACAGTATAATCCCAATATCAGCAATAGAGTTAATGAAGCAATTTTGCGGGGAATGGATTTACAACCCAATTCTCGCCCCCAATCCGTGCAACAATGGCTGGACTTGCTTTTTGGAGATGACGAACTTCCCCCGACACCTTTGCTTTCCTCCAACCTTCACTCTCAACGCCCTACACCTCAAGTCTTTACTGGCAGGCACTTATTTGCCCCTACTCCTGCTCCCCCTTCTTCAGAAACTTCTTTGCAATGGCAGTGCGTCTGTACTATTAACGGACATACCAGTATGGTTCACGCTGTTGCTATTAGTCCTGATGGTCAAGCGATCGCCAGTGGAAGTAACGATCACACAGTGAAATTGTGGCAGTTGAGCAACGGAAAACTCATACGTACTTTTGGTCGTTGGTTTTCGGGTCATTCCAATATGGTGAATGCAGTTGCTTTTAGCCCTGATGGGCAGTTGCTTGCCAGTGCCAGTTCTGATGAAACAATTAAGTTATGGCAAATAAACACGGGCAAAGAAATTCGCACGTTCACCGGTCATTCCAACTGGGTCAATTCAGTGACCTTTAGTCCCATCCCTCCAGATTCTTTGTATCAACCGGGACCTGGGCGAATGTTTGCTAGTTGTGGGGCGGACGGCACAATCAAGTTGTGGCTGGCTGGCACAACTGTAGAAATCCGCAGTTTCATAGGACATACCGATTCAGTGTTGTCAATCGCCTTTAGCCAAGATGGTCAGCTTTTAGCAAGTGGTAGTGCTGACTGTTCGCTCAAGGTATGGCACGTCAGTACGGGTACAGAGCTCCACACCTTCACAGGTCATTCTTTCTTTGTAAACTCCGTTGCCTTCAGCCCCAATGGGCAAATTATAGCAAGTGGCAGTGCTGATAATACAATCAAACTTTGGAACGTTAACACAAAACAAGAGATTCTAACCTTAGCTGGTCATTCTGACTCAGTGTGGTCAGTTGCTTTTAGTCCAAACGGTCAACTTTTAGCAAGTGGAAGTTGGGATCGCACTATCAAAATCTGGCAAGTTAGTACGGGTGCAGAGGTTATGACACTTGCAGGGCATACCAGCTATGTGAGATCCATTGCTTTCAGCCCTAACGGAAAAACCATCGTCACCGGCAGCGATGACGACACTATTAAAATTTGGCGACAAGCTTAACGTATTCTGTATTTACAGCAAGTTGTTATTAAAAAAGATGAAACACATAAAAATTATTGTAGAAAAACATTCTGATGGTTATATTGCTTATCCCCTTGGCATCAAAGGGATCGTAGTTGGTCAAGGCGATACTTATGAGGAAGCCCTAGCTGATGTTAAATCTGCTGTCCATTCCCATATCAAAACATTTGGTACTGAAGTTATTGTGGATGAAACACTGTCACTAGAAGATTTACCCGTACTAGAAGCTTTTGTTACTGAAATTCAAATACCTTGATACGACAGGGGACAAGGGAGACAAGGGAGACAAGAAAGTTTCTTCTACCGTGTTCACTGTTTCCCTCGTCTCCCCAAAGCAAAATCCAAAATTGTATAATTCTCCAGATAGACTAGTAAATTGCTAAAAATTGTCACAATAAGGACGGTAACTCTTAGTTTTTGATAATCAATCCTATGGGCTTCGGGATAGGTGATTTATTCTGGATTTTTCTCCTTCTTTCTTCTCTGCAACCCTTATGGCAGAGACGTCAGATAGAGTTTCGTCGTATTCGTGCCATTCAGCAATTTCAACAGCAACGAAAAAGCCGAGTCATATTACTCATTCATCGCCAAGAATCTATCAGCTTTTTAGGGATTCCCGTATCGCGCTACATTACCATTGAAGACTCAGAACAAATTTTGCGAGCAATTCGCCTAACCCCACCAGAAGTTCCCATTGACTTAATTTTGCATACTCCTGGTGGCTTGGTCTTAGCAACAGAACAAATTGCTCGAGCATTAATTCGCCATCCTGCGAAAGTCACTGTCTTTGTGCCTCATTACGCTATGAGTGGCGGTACAATGCTTGCTCTAGCAGCTGATGAAATTGTTATGGATGCCAACGCAGTCCTCGGTCCTGTCGATCCCCAACTGGGTAACTTTCCAGCAGCTAGCATTCTTAAAGTTGTTGAGCAAAAACCTATAGGAGAAGTTGACGACCAGACAGTGATTATGGCAGACCTGTCACGCAAAGCGATCGAGCAGGTGCAGCGCTTTGTCCGGACTTTATTAAAGGACACTGTTCCTACACAGAAAATCCAGCCAGAAAACATTGAAAATATTATCGACGCACTGACAACCGGGCGGGTGACTCACGACTATCCCATTACTGCGGAGGAAGCAACACAAATGGGACTACCCATTACAGTTGGGCTACCTCTTGTTATCTACGATCTCATGGATCTGTATCCCCAACCCCAAGGCGGACGCCCAAGCGTTCAATACATCCCCATGCCATATGATAACGGTCGCCCAATTCTTCCTACTCCTAAAGGTAGACCTTTAGAGGAACCCAATCCAACTCAGTTGAACAGTTAAAAGGCAAAAGTCAAAAGAGCAAAGAATTTTGACTTTTGACTTTTCATTTTTTACCTACGGAGTGGGTGTAGAAGTCGGTGTTGGTGTTGGTGTTTGTGTAGCTTCTGGTATTGGTGTTTCTGTAGGTGATGCCTCAGGTGTAGAAGTTGGCTTTGGCTTTGGTGAAGTTCTTGGAGTGGAAGTAGGTTTTCTTGTCGGTTTTGGTTTGGATGTGGGTGAAGTTGTCGGTGTCGGTTCAGTTGTTGGTGTTGGTTCGGCTGTTGGCGTCGGTGCTGTTTTGTTTAAGATGTCCTTTGCTTCTTGGTCAAGTCTTTGCCTGAGTGCTAAATTAGCGATTCCAGTTTCTTGCAAACCAGCTTTTTTTTGATACAGCTTTACGACTGCTTCCGTCCTCGGACCGTAATATTGATTTTTTGGTAACAGAGGGTTGGGCTTAACTACTAAATTCAAGTTTTTCTGCAAAATTTCAACGGTCGTTGCTGCAAAATCTTGAGTTTTCTCTCCTGCTACGCCGTCAGCAGGTTTTAACTTATACCCTTTTTGAAATTCAAGAATGACTTTTTTGGTATCCGCATCAGTCAAAGGCGCGTTTGATACCTTGATGTTGTAGCCCAAACCCCTCAGGACCGAACGGAATTGCTGAGGTGTATACCTTAGGGCGGCAAACGCCGTATCTGTTACGACTATGCTAGTTGTTATCAAACACGCTGTAGCAATGGTAACACCTGATTTTCCCAACATACACCACATAGACAAAACTCCTCACAATCAAATCAGCTTGGCTATGACGTTAATTAATGAATTAATGTTTCTTTAACGTCTTTAATATCCGAGTTATTGATGATTTTTGATTAGTTTAATTTATAATGGGTGCATTGTATAAATACTGAACTCAGATATTTTGTCATCTATCTAAGGTTGGATAATCCCTAAACTTCATACTTAATCTTTTATTCTGCAAATGGCTATATCAGCACGTAATTT
It encodes the following:
- a CDS encoding peptidoglycan-binding domain-containing protein, with amino-acid sequence MWCMLGKSGVTIATACLITTSIVVTDTAFAALRYTPQQFRSVLRGLGYNIKVSNAPLTDADTKKVILEFQKGYKLKPADGVAGEKTQDFAATTVEILQKNLNLVVKPNPLLPKNQYYGPRTEAVVKLYQKKAGLQETGIANLALRQRLDQEAKDILNKTAPTPTAEPTPTTEPTPTTSPTSKPKPTRKPTSTPRTSPKPKPTSTPEASPTETPIPEATQTPTPTPTSTPTP
- a CDS encoding c-type heme family protein, which codes for MLEHLNLRQKLTILLLIVVVVGLSLGGLGLSAVLKHNARQEITATALLIMETMSSVRDYTNQQVNLKLADKLEVDFVPQSVPAYSAREVFEVLRTKAEYKDFYYKEATLNPTNLRDKADSFETKVVEQFRKNTKLKELNGFREIPGGEIFYIARPLAVTESKCLECHSTSNVAPKTMLDRYGTANGFGWKLHEIVGAQMISVPSTKVIQKTQQSSVWILGIVSTMFIAVIILVNIFLNHQILRPLKHITRIAEEVSTGHMDVDFKEVSNDEIGKLAKAFHRMKLSLEMAMRKLKQFYSSPEN
- the radA gene encoding DNA repair protein RadA, producing MPKQKTYYVCSECGSESPQWFGKCPACGTYNSLEEQLAIQSSTDIPSRGISGWHQQAGNAKPTAKPAKPRASLTFDQISDRQVTRWASGYEELDRVLGGGVVPGSMVLIGGDPGIGKSTLLLQVSSELAQRYRILYVSGEESGQQVKLRASRLGVSKSLSLVSAENDNENGNSETAKETAIQVTQPSEETRDADLYVLPETDLEEILKEMDSLRPNVAIIDSIQTVFFPALTSAPGSVAQVRECTAALMKVAKHEDITMLIVGHVTKEGAIAGPKVLEHLVDTVLYFEGDRFASHRLLRTVKNRFGATHEIGIFEMIDTGLREVPNPSELFLGNRDDPAPGTALVVACEGTRPIVVELQALVSPTSYPSPRRAGTGIDYNRLVQILAVLEKRVGIPMSKLDSYVASAGGLNVEEPAVDLGIAIAIVASFRDRIVDPRTVLIGEVGLGGQVRSVSQMELRLKEAAKLGFKRAIVPKGQKYPNYDIEIVPVSKVIDAIIAAIPQQGLTEADLAPDDDDDDDDSSL
- a CDS encoding type II toxin-antitoxin system HicB family antitoxin; the encoded protein is MKHIKIIVEKHSDGYIAYPLGIKGIVVGQGDTYEEALADVKSAVHSHIKTFGTEVIVDETLSLEDLPVLEAFVTEIQIP
- a CDS encoding serine/threonine-protein kinase, with amino-acid sequence MSQAPVIKPEIPSGTFIDNRYIIQKLLGQGGLGRTYLAFDTRRFNEPCVLKEFAPTGSGESALEKCRNLFKREAKILHQLEHPQIPRFLACFEGDGRLFLVQEFVDGKTYSALLRERQQLGQVFSESEVLLWLRNLLPILEYIHTHNIIHRDISPDNIMLPQGKELPVLIDFGVGKQIADLNEATRTSQNTFVGKMSLVGKVGYAPREQISLGLCSPSSDLYALGVTAVVLLTGKDPSFLMDQYSLEWRWDQFVRVSNSFAQILNKLVADTPRYRYQNSREVLTDLLHLGIAQVSPQIPPQQQVQHGNLPPTLVNHEFLPGATNRPFPNQHPEANFSSPPSQQPLENSRQFPQVQPQSNSYPSQYPTPQSQARAYQPQSSLNPAFLERCQQELAYRIGPMASLIVEETLSEYPNTSPYQFVELLAKEIPDTQEAFAFRQRLLS
- a CDS encoding phosphate/phosphite/phosphonate ABC transporter substrate-binding protein, with protein sequence MKTTIWRRFLLISLTVLVGLVEVGCSPKKEPISSERLTVGVVSYGEQTVSLEKYEQFKNYLAAQTQSIVELEPAYNELQALEQIQRQRWEIVFAPPGLAAIAMGKDLYIPLFSMEGISSRQRSLLVVRDDKPINTIADLANKTVALESVGSAAGYYVPLYDLYGLTLAQIRFAPTPKTVLEWLNEGSVDAGAIAERDFELYKQQFSGTKFRILHTSRWIPPAVVLLAPTVERNRQQQIQKAMEQAPGYIISDAGYVPAAKVPSYDQFIKLVEKVRPLEAHVKQTPSVLVNPEATK
- a CDS encoding c-type heme family protein, yielding MLKNLKLKQKFTILLLVILVVGVSFSGIALSTVLQQNAKEEITAKALSLIDTMSSVREYTITQITPELTDDLTTKFLPQTVAAYSAREVFEILRKRPEYRDFFYKEATLNPTNLRDKADSFETQLVERFRKNKGLKEVSGYRQLPGGDIFYIARPLAITKESCLVCHSAPEAAPKTMIERYGTAGGFNWHLNEIVAAQIISLPASRVIDKANQSLFIMIMLVSTLFVAVIFLVNFFLNREVVVPLKRITRVAEEVSTGHMDVEFEQLTNDEIGNLAKAFKRMKLSLDMAMKRIKRTYGNTGST
- a CDS encoding SDH family Clp fold serine proteinase, whose amino-acid sequence is MGFGIGDLFWIFLLLSSLQPLWQRRQIEFRRIRAIQQFQQQRKSRVILLIHRQESISFLGIPVSRYITIEDSEQILRAIRLTPPEVPIDLILHTPGGLVLATEQIARALIRHPAKVTVFVPHYAMSGGTMLALAADEIVMDANAVLGPVDPQLGNFPAASILKVVEQKPIGEVDDQTVIMADLSRKAIEQVQRFVRTLLKDTVPTQKIQPENIENIIDALTTGRVTHDYPITAEEATQMGLPITVGLPLVIYDLMDLYPQPQGGRPSVQYIPMPYDNGRPILPTPKGRPLEEPNPTQLNS
- a CDS encoding serine/threonine-protein kinase, giving the protein MVWNPGKQLFGGRYIIVGKLGEGGIGITYLVRNEQKELRVIKTLREELLNKAAWKPHQVKLKQDFRDEAVRLAVCRHPHIVQIENIFDEDNLPCIVMEYIEGEDLSNRVRRLGVLSETEALLYIQQVGNALKVIHSKGLLHRDIKPRNIMIRADKNEAVLIDFGIAREFIPNAVQRHTVYRTPGFAPPEQYELEAPRGEYIDVYALAATLYNTLTGVLPRNSVDISNETPLESPRQYNPNISNRVNEAILRGMDLQPNSRPQSVQQWLDLLFGDDELPPTPLLSSNLHSQRPTPQVFTGRHLFAPTPAPPSSETSLQWQCVCTINGHTSMVHAVAISPDGQAIASGSNDHTVKLWQLSNGKLIRTFGRWFSGHSNMVNAVAFSPDGQLLASASSDETIKLWQINTGKEIRTFTGHSNWVNSVTFSPIPPDSLYQPGPGRMFASCGADGTIKLWLAGTTVEIRSFIGHTDSVLSIAFSQDGQLLASGSADCSLKVWHVSTGTELHTFTGHSFFVNSVAFSPNGQIIASGSADNTIKLWNVNTKQEILTLAGHSDSVWSVAFSPNGQLLASGSWDRTIKIWQVSTGAEVMTLAGHTSYVRSIAFSPNGKTIVTGSDDDTIKIWRQA